From the Mangifera indica cultivar Alphonso chromosome 10, CATAS_Mindica_2.1, whole genome shotgun sequence genome, one window contains:
- the LOC123227245 gene encoding transcription termination factor MTEF18, mitochondrial-like isoform X1 translates to MTHFQKLRNISNFKWGSSIFSGTPTGSFYIAQTARLYRTKKIVKIENGGSVNEDLRKLPVSTIREAQAALLEYLHSTRNLQFLDAEIMSKNSPYFLQKILKRVENEADIQRSITRFLRYHPINEFEPFFESLGFTPSEYSPFLPRDLMFLSDDELLLENYHVLRSYGIAQNNIGKIYKAAIEVFRNNYGVLSSKLQAYERLGLSKSVIRKFIVLVPCLLNGDVNEEFVKVLETLKSVGIELSWVEKHLLEKNSCNWRMMLSFLRLLREIGCSEEQLGRIIQEHPELLLEGSVDRALTLIGSLLKFGSTKNEICLMFQQLPRIQVGKFYLNLRQCIVFLNEIEMQAKEIMNFVRTHPVLLGSCSLKKTNSLLSVLNVGKARLCKYILDNPQDIKNWVIGSKVEPLSNSGEKERSQKLKIEFLLSIGFVKNSKEMEKVQKLIRAKGWELQERFDNLAEAGIDRKDVFEMVRACPLILNQSKDAIKTKIDFLVNDLDYPIASLILSPTYLLYTMQRLKVRLLLYNWLKDQGVVEPMLSLSTIITCTDKVFEDRYVNLHPRGPQVWQDLKKQYCPIK, encoded by the coding sequence ATGACCCATTTTCAGAAACTTAGAAATATATCTAATTTCAAATGGGGTTCTTCAATTTTTAGTGGAACCCCAACTGGATCATTTTACATTGCCCAAACCGCTAGGCTTTAtaggacaaaaaaaattgttaaaattgaaaatggagGAAGCGTTAATGAAGATCTTAGAAAATTGCCTGTTTCTACTATAAGAGAAGCTCAAGCCGCATTATTGGAATATTTGCATTCCACTAGGAATTTACAGTTCCTGGATGCTGAGATTATGAGCAAAAACTCACCTTATTTTCTCCAAAAGATTTTAAAGAGGGTTGAAAATGAGGCAGATATTCAGCGGTCTATCACACGGTTTTTGCGGTATCATCCTATTAATGAATTTGAACCTTTCTTTGAGAGTTTGGGATTCACACCTAGCGAGTATAGTCCTTTTCTTCCTCGTGATTTGATGTTTTTGAGTGATGACGAGTTGTTGCTAGAGAACTATCATGTTTTGCGTAGTTATGGTATTGCACAGAATAATATAGGGAAGATTTATAAGGCGGCTATAGAAGTTTTTCGAAATAATTATGGAGTTTTGTCATCAAAACTTCAAGCTTATGAGAGACTGGGGCTTAGCAAATCTGTTATAAGGAAGTTTATTGTCTTAGTTCCTTGTCTTTTGAATGGAGATGTGAATGAGGAGTTTGTTAAGGTCTTAGAAACGCTAAAAAGCGTGGGAATTGAATTATCTTGGGTTGAGAAACATTTGTTAGAGAAAAATTCTTGTAATTGGCGCATGATGCTTAGTTTTCTAAGATTACTTAGAGAGATTGGTTGCAGTGAGGAGCAGTTAGGTAGAATAATCCAGGAGCATCCAGAACTTCTCTTGGAGGGATCTGTGGATAGGGCACTTACACTAATTGGTTCTCTACTAAAATTTGGATCCACGAAGAATGAGATATGTTTGATGTTTCAGCAGCTCCCACGTATTCAAGTGgggaaattttatttgaatttaagacAATGTATTGTGTTCCTGAATGAGATTGAGATGCAGGCTAAGGAGATTATGAATTTTGTTCGTACTCATCCTGTGTTGCTTGGTTCATGTTCGTTGAAGAAAACTAATAGTTTACTTAGTGTCTTGAATGTTGGAAAAGCCCGTCTTTGTAAGTACATACTGGATAACCCtcaagatataaaaaattgggTCATTGGGTCAAAAGTTGAGCCTTTATCAAATTCAGGAGAGAAGGAAAGATCACAAAAGCTGAAGATTGAATTCTTGTTAAGCATAGGATTTGTAAAGAACtcaaaagaaatggaaaaagtGCAGAAGCTTATTCGAGCCAAAGGATGGGAGCTTCAAGAGAGATTTGATAATCTCGCAGAAGCTGGTATTGACCGAAAAGATGTCTTTGAAATGGTAAGAGCATGCCCTCTAATCCTTAATCAGTCAAAGGATGCCATCAAAACAAAGATAGATTTTCTTGTGAATGATTTGGATTATCCTATTGCATCTTTAATATTATCCCCGACATATCTTTTGTATACAATGCAGAGACTCAAGGTTAGATTATTATTGTATAACTGGCTTAAAGATCAAGGAGTTGTAGAACCTATGTTGAGCTTGAGTACCATAATTACATGTACGGATAAAGTATTTGAAGACCGATATGTAAATCTTCATCCTAGAGGTCCTCAAGTTTGGCAGGATCTGAAGAAACAATATTGTCCGATAAAATGA
- the LOC123227245 gene encoding transcription termination factor MTEF18, mitochondrial-like isoform X2 — protein sequence MTHFQKLRNISNFKWGSSIFSGTPTGSFYIAQTARLYRTKKIVKIENGGSVNEDLRKLPVSTIREAQAALLEYLHSTRNLQFLDAEIMSKNSPYFLQKILKRVENEADIQRSITRFLRYHPINEFEPFFESLGFTPSEYSPFLPRDLMFLSDDELLLENYHVLRSYGIAQNNIGKIYKAAIEVFRNNYGVLSSKLQAYERLGLSKSVIRKFIVLVPCLLNGDVNEEFVKVLETLKSVGIELSWVEKHLLEKNSCNWRMMLSFLRLLREIGCSEEQLGRIIQEHPELLLEGSVDRALTLIGSLLKFGSTKNEICLMFQQLPRIQVGKFYLNLRQCIVFLNEIEMQAKEIMNFVRTHPVLLGSCSLKKTNSLLSVLNVGKARLCKYILDNPQDIKNWVIGSKVEPLSNSGEKERSQKLKIEFLLSIGFVKNSKEMEKVQKLIRAKGWELQERFDNLAEAGIDRKDVFEMKKFTKPSRLMRIEADCPQFLFIYSSFFFAFELL from the exons ATGACCCATTTTCAGAAACTTAGAAATATATCTAATTTCAAATGGGGTTCTTCAATTTTTAGTGGAACCCCAACTGGATCATTTTACATTGCCCAAACCGCTAGGCTTTAtaggacaaaaaaaattgttaaaattgaaaatggagGAAGCGTTAATGAAGATCTTAGAAAATTGCCTGTTTCTACTATAAGAGAAGCTCAAGCCGCATTATTGGAATATTTGCATTCCACTAGGAATTTACAGTTCCTGGATGCTGAGATTATGAGCAAAAACTCACCTTATTTTCTCCAAAAGATTTTAAAGAGGGTTGAAAATGAGGCAGATATTCAGCGGTCTATCACACGGTTTTTGCGGTATCATCCTATTAATGAATTTGAACCTTTCTTTGAGAGTTTGGGATTCACACCTAGCGAGTATAGTCCTTTTCTTCCTCGTGATTTGATGTTTTTGAGTGATGACGAGTTGTTGCTAGAGAACTATCATGTTTTGCGTAGTTATGGTATTGCACAGAATAATATAGGGAAGATTTATAAGGCGGCTATAGAAGTTTTTCGAAATAATTATGGAGTTTTGTCATCAAAACTTCAAGCTTATGAGAGACTGGGGCTTAGCAAATCTGTTATAAGGAAGTTTATTGTCTTAGTTCCTTGTCTTTTGAATGGAGATGTGAATGAGGAGTTTGTTAAGGTCTTAGAAACGCTAAAAAGCGTGGGAATTGAATTATCTTGGGTTGAGAAACATTTGTTAGAGAAAAATTCTTGTAATTGGCGCATGATGCTTAGTTTTCTAAGATTACTTAGAGAGATTGGTTGCAGTGAGGAGCAGTTAGGTAGAATAATCCAGGAGCATCCAGAACTTCTCTTGGAGGGATCTGTGGATAGGGCACTTACACTAATTGGTTCTCTACTAAAATTTGGATCCACGAAGAATGAGATATGTTTGATGTTTCAGCAGCTCCCACGTATTCAAGTGgggaaattttatttgaatttaagacAATGTATTGTGTTCCTGAATGAGATTGAGATGCAGGCTAAGGAGATTATGAATTTTGTTCGTACTCATCCTGTGTTGCTTGGTTCATGTTCGTTGAAGAAAACTAATAGTTTACTTAGTGTCTTGAATGTTGGAAAAGCCCGTCTTTGTAAGTACATACTGGATAACCCtcaagatataaaaaattgggTCATTGGGTCAAAAGTTGAGCCTTTATCAAATTCAGGAGAGAAGGAAAGATCACAAAAGCTGAAGATTGAATTCTTGTTAAGCATAGGATTTGTAAAGAACtcaaaagaaatggaaaaagtGCAGAAGCTTATTCGAGCCAAAGGATGGGAGCTTCAAGAGAGATTTGATAATCTCGCAGAAGCTGGTATTGACCGAAAAGATGTCTTTGAAATG AAGAAATTTACAAAGCCAAGCAGACTTATGAGAATTGAAGCTGATTGTCCTCAGTTTTTGTTCATATATTCATCATTCTTTTTTGCATTTGAGCTGCTTTGA